The Aeromicrobium yanjiei genome includes a region encoding these proteins:
- a CDS encoding nucleoside deaminase: MGEALDLARSAVAEGDVPVGALVVDPSGAVIGRGRNTRERDGDPTGHAEIVAIREAAAVLGEWRLEGCTLVVTLEPCTMCAGAIVAARLGRLVFGAWDDKAGAVGSLWDVVRDRRLNHRPEVLSGVRAAESTALLQSFFATHR, from the coding sequence ATGGGTGAGGCGCTCGACCTCGCCCGCTCCGCCGTGGCCGAGGGGGACGTCCCCGTCGGTGCGCTCGTCGTGGACCCCTCGGGCGCGGTCATCGGCCGGGGACGCAACACGCGCGAGCGCGACGGCGACCCGACCGGGCACGCGGAGATCGTCGCGATCCGCGAGGCTGCGGCCGTTCTCGGCGAGTGGCGGCTCGAGGGCTGCACCCTGGTGGTGACGCTGGAGCCGTGCACGATGTGCGCCGGTGCGATCGTCGCGGCCCGGCTCGGCCGGCTCGTCTTCGGCGCGTGGGACGACAAGGCCGGAGCGGTCGGCTCGCTGTGGGACGTCGTCCGCGACCGCCGGCTCAACCACCGCCCCGAGGTGCTCAGCGGCGTACGCGCCGCCGAGTCCACCGCCCTCCTCCAGTCCTTCTTCGCCACCCACCGCTGA
- a CDS encoding LLM class flavin-dependent oxidoreductase: MTSMQFGLFTVGDVTTDPTNGTTPTEHERIKATIQIAKKAEEIGLDVFATGEHHNPPFVPSSPTTTLAYIAAQTEKLILSTSTTLITTNDPVKIAEDYATLQHLSDGRMDLMLGRGNTAPVYPWFGYDGAKAVELTVEHYHLLRRLWDEEVVSWEGQFRTPLQGFTATPRPLDGVPPFVWHANIRTPEVAELAAYYGDGFFANNIFWPKEHYIRLINFYRQRYAHYGHGTPEQAIVGLGGQFYIRKNSQDAVNEFRPYFDNAPVYGHGPSLEDFSTQTPLTVGSPQHFIEKTLAFADYFGDYQRQLFLVDHAGLPLKLVLEQLDELGEVLPTLRAEFDARRPADVPDAPDHATRVAARLASADSTEEVSA, from the coding sequence ATGACCAGCATGCAGTTCGGACTGTTCACGGTCGGCGACGTCACGACCGATCCGACCAACGGCACGACGCCGACCGAGCACGAGCGCATCAAGGCGACGATCCAGATCGCCAAGAAGGCCGAGGAGATCGGCCTGGACGTCTTCGCGACCGGCGAGCACCACAACCCGCCGTTCGTGCCGTCCTCCCCGACGACCACGCTGGCGTACATCGCGGCGCAGACCGAGAAGCTCATCCTGTCGACGTCCACGACGCTGATCACGACCAACGACCCGGTCAAGATCGCCGAGGACTACGCGACGCTGCAGCACCTGTCGGACGGCCGCATGGACCTCATGCTCGGCCGCGGCAACACCGCGCCGGTCTACCCGTGGTTCGGCTACGACGGCGCCAAGGCGGTCGAGCTGACCGTCGAGCACTACCACCTGCTGCGCCGGCTGTGGGACGAGGAGGTCGTGAGCTGGGAGGGCCAGTTCCGCACCCCGCTGCAGGGCTTCACCGCGACGCCGCGCCCGCTCGACGGGGTACCCCCGTTCGTGTGGCACGCCAACATCCGCACGCCCGAGGTCGCCGAGCTCGCGGCGTACTACGGCGACGGCTTCTTCGCCAACAACATCTTCTGGCCCAAGGAGCACTACATCCGGCTGATCAACTTCTACCGCCAGCGCTACGCCCACTACGGGCACGGCACCCCGGAGCAGGCGATCGTCGGTCTCGGTGGCCAGTTCTACATCCGCAAGAACAGCCAGGACGCGGTCAACGAGTTCCGGCCGTACTTCGACAACGCGCCCGTCTATGGCCACGGGCCCTCGCTCGAGGACTTCTCGACGCAGACACCGCTGACCGTCGGCAGCCCGCAGCACTTCATCGAGAAGACGCTCGCGTTCGCGGACTACTTCGGTGACTACCAGCGCCAGCTGTTCCTGGTGGACCACGCCGGCCTGCCGCTCAAGCTCGTGCTGGAGCAGCTCGACGAGCTGGGTGAGGTGCTGCCCACGCTGCGTGCGGAGTTCGACGCCCGCCGTCCCGCGGACGTCCCGGACGCCCCCGACCACGCGACCCGCGTCGCGGCCCGGTTGGCTTCCGCGGACAGCACCGAGGAGGTGTCCGCATGA
- a CDS encoding GNAT family N-acetyltransferase, with the protein MTYEVDEIAMPTSLDGPGGPQFLEYAAVSNAVENHALGTDVLSMAPAEMLAEYRDNPHRVRRHLVVREDRRIVARAMVTLRPHLPGNGAHLMVDVLPAHRGRGIGATLLEAAERIAVDAGAPVLKVGVAHSAASGGDRIASPTGFGDVAAHDDGVRFLTSHGYALEQITRISLLELGSAPRLEAPAPPDHRVVTWTGPTPDAWIADLAVLRTRMSTDAPSGALVELEDPWDAARIREHDERMAGSGRTALTAAVEHIPSGSLAGFSELVHSAAGPVAVQEDTLVLREHRGHRLGLLVKLAAADLLRRHAPDTQAIVTWNAEENRPMLDVNEAMGFSPIGYEGVWQRRALPGDGE; encoded by the coding sequence ATGACGTACGAGGTCGACGAGATCGCCATGCCCACCTCGCTCGACGGACCCGGGGGGCCGCAGTTCCTGGAGTACGCGGCGGTGAGCAACGCGGTCGAGAACCACGCCCTCGGCACGGACGTGCTGTCGATGGCGCCGGCGGAGATGCTGGCCGAGTACCGCGACAACCCGCACCGCGTCCGGCGACACCTCGTGGTGCGCGAGGACCGCAGGATCGTGGCGCGTGCGATGGTCACGCTGCGCCCGCACCTGCCGGGCAACGGGGCACACCTGATGGTCGACGTCCTGCCCGCCCACCGGGGTCGCGGCATCGGTGCGACGCTGCTGGAGGCGGCCGAGCGGATCGCGGTGGACGCGGGCGCACCGGTCCTCAAGGTGGGCGTGGCGCACTCCGCAGCGTCCGGCGGTGACCGGATCGCGTCGCCGACCGGGTTCGGCGACGTCGCCGCGCACGACGACGGCGTGCGGTTCCTGACCTCGCACGGGTACGCGCTGGAGCAGATCACTCGGATCAGCCTGCTCGAGCTCGGGTCGGCGCCCCGGCTCGAGGCGCCGGCACCGCCGGACCACCGGGTCGTCACATGGACCGGCCCGACGCCCGACGCGTGGATCGCCGACCTCGCGGTGCTGCGCACCCGGATGAGCACCGACGCGCCGAGCGGCGCGCTGGTGGAGCTCGAGGACCCGTGGGACGCGGCCCGGATCCGGGAGCACGACGAGCGCATGGCGGGGAGTGGCCGCACGGCGCTGACCGCCGCGGTCGAGCACATTCCCTCCGGCTCCCTGGCGGGCTTCTCCGAGCTGGTCCACTCCGCCGCCGGTCCGGTCGCGGTGCAGGAGGACACGCTGGTGCTGCGTGAGCACCGTGGCCACCGGCTCGGACTGCTGGTGAAGCTCGCCGCCGCGGACCTGCTGCGCCGCCACGCGCCGGACACCCAGGCGATCGTGACCTGGAACGCCGAGGAGAACAGGCCGATGCTGGACGTCAACGAGGCGATGGGCTTTAGCCCGATCGGCTACGAGGGCGTCTGGCAGCGCAGGGCGCTTCCGGGCGACGGGGAATAG
- a CDS encoding NADPH:quinone reductase has translation MRAIVYSQTGAPSVLQLVEREAAEPGAGEVRVRVVVSGVNPTDWKSRAGATGQALAFPEIVPNQDGAGVVDAVGPGVDTVAVGDRVWMLLSAHGRPTGTAQELAVVPADRVVRLPDGASFDLGASLGVPAVTAHRALTVADGGPTRLAPGALEGRTVLVAGGAGAVGHAAIQLARWAGATVVTTISGPAKAALATVAGAHHTVDYTAGDAAAAIREIAPGGVDLVVEVAPAVNAPLNQAVIANHGTVAVYANNGGDRMELDVRAHFALNVRYQFLLLYTLTPQALRAATEDITAAAEAGVLPVGEDAGLPIARFPLERTAEAHAAVEDDFVGKVLIDVSDPA, from the coding sequence ATGAGAGCAATCGTCTACAGCCAGACCGGGGCGCCGTCCGTCCTCCAGCTCGTCGAGCGTGAGGCCGCTGAGCCGGGAGCGGGCGAGGTACGCGTGCGCGTTGTCGTGTCCGGGGTCAACCCGACCGACTGGAAGAGCCGCGCCGGCGCGACGGGTCAGGCGCTGGCGTTCCCGGAGATCGTGCCGAACCAGGACGGCGCAGGTGTCGTGGACGCCGTGGGTCCCGGCGTGGACACGGTCGCCGTCGGCGACCGTGTGTGGATGCTCCTCTCCGCGCACGGCCGACCCACCGGGACGGCGCAGGAGCTCGCGGTCGTCCCCGCGGACCGCGTCGTGCGGCTGCCCGACGGGGCATCGTTCGACCTCGGCGCCTCGCTCGGCGTTCCGGCCGTGACGGCGCACCGCGCACTGACGGTGGCTGACGGCGGCCCCACGCGCTTGGCGCCGGGTGCACTCGAGGGACGCACGGTGCTCGTGGCCGGCGGCGCAGGCGCGGTCGGCCACGCAGCCATCCAGCTCGCGCGCTGGGCGGGCGCGACGGTCGTCACGACGATCAGCGGCCCGGCCAAGGCCGCGCTGGCGACAGTTGCCGGCGCGCACCACACCGTCGACTACACCGCGGGCGACGCCGCTGCCGCGATCCGCGAGATCGCCCCGGGCGGTGTCGACCTCGTCGTCGAGGTCGCGCCGGCCGTGAACGCACCGCTCAACCAGGCGGTCATCGCGAACCACGGAACCGTCGCGGTCTACGCCAACAACGGCGGCGACCGCATGGAGCTCGACGTCCGCGCGCACTTCGCGCTCAACGTCCGCTACCAGTTCCTCCTGCTCTACACGCTGACCCCGCAGGCGTTGCGAGCCGCGACGGAGGACATCACCGCGGCCGCCGAGGCCGGGGTCCTGCCGGTCGGCGAGGACGCCGGACTGCCGATCGCCCGGTTCCCGCTGGAGCGCACGGCCGAGGCGCACGCCGCCGTCGAGGACGACTTCGTCGGCAAGGTGCTGATCGACGTGTCGGACCCGGCGTGA
- a CDS encoding LLM class flavin-dependent oxidoreductase codes for MRLSLLDRSRTRAGHPEREGLTGSVERAVNAERLGYDRFWVAEHHAVPGIASGSPAVLLAAIGAHTESIRIGSGGVMLPNHQPLVVAEQFLMLDALFPGRVDLGVGRSLGFTAAVRRALRHELDAADTFEDDLDELRRLLTGEADVTAHPVAAADVPLFVLATGRGMEVAARLGLPVVIGGPILTKDAGREAIEAYRRSFRPSKQAADPHVTISLDVTVADDDATARELALPEAWAMARSRQTGEFPPLEPVDAIRAQPWTSQVRQRVESALDTAVAGSPTTVRRQLDELVARTGADELMASTSTYDREALLASDAALRDLVG; via the coding sequence GTGAGGCTCTCGCTGCTCGACCGTTCGAGAACCCGCGCGGGACATCCCGAGCGCGAGGGCCTGACCGGCTCGGTCGAGCGAGCCGTCAACGCCGAGCGACTCGGGTACGACCGCTTCTGGGTCGCCGAGCACCACGCCGTCCCGGGCATCGCGAGCGGGTCCCCGGCGGTCCTCCTCGCGGCGATCGGCGCCCACACCGAGAGCATCCGTATCGGCTCGGGCGGCGTCATGCTGCCCAACCACCAGCCCCTCGTCGTCGCCGAGCAGTTCCTCATGCTGGACGCGCTGTTCCCCGGCCGGGTCGACCTCGGCGTGGGCCGTTCGCTGGGGTTCACCGCCGCGGTACGCCGTGCCCTGCGGCACGAGCTGGACGCCGCCGACACGTTCGAGGACGACCTCGACGAGCTGCGCCGTCTGCTGACCGGCGAGGCCGACGTCACCGCCCACCCGGTCGCGGCGGCCGACGTCCCGCTCTTCGTCCTCGCCACCGGCCGTGGCATGGAGGTTGCCGCTCGCCTGGGCCTCCCGGTCGTCATCGGAGGCCCGATCCTGACCAAGGACGCCGGCCGCGAGGCCATCGAGGCGTACCGCCGCAGCTTCCGGCCGAGCAAGCAGGCGGCCGACCCCCACGTCACGATCTCCCTCGACGTCACGGTCGCGGACGACGACGCGACCGCCCGCGAGCTGGCCCTGCCCGAGGCCTGGGCGATGGCGCGGTCGCGCCAGACGGGGGAGTTCCCACCGCTCGAGCCGGTCGACGCGATCCGCGCGCAGCCGTGGACGTCCCAGGTCCGCCAGCGCGTCGAGTCCGCCCTCGACACCGCGGTCGCCGGATCGCCCACCACGGTGCGCCGCCAGCTCGACGAGCTGGTCGCGCGCACCGGAGCCGACGAGCTCATGGCGTCCACGTCGACGTACGACCGCGAGGCGCTGCTCGCGTCCGACGCGGCACTGCGCGATCTCGTAGGCTGA
- a CDS encoding tRNA adenosine deaminase-associated protein — MAEEDVDFAVAAYRDDGRWHVVELHPMLAEDVAELSEALARFPSDVGVLGIVAVDDDFFVIMRRWGTEVRAMLSDVTAAEDWPLAAGIAELLDLDTDDDEPLAVGDVAILSDLGISGPDLRALCDDEDLYPEDILMDVAGRIGFAAQLEAVIG; from the coding sequence GTGGCCGAGGAAGATGTCGACTTCGCGGTCGCCGCCTACCGTGACGACGGCCGCTGGCACGTCGTCGAGCTGCATCCGATGCTCGCCGAGGACGTCGCGGAGCTGTCCGAGGCGTTGGCGCGGTTCCCGTCCGACGTGGGCGTGCTCGGGATCGTGGCGGTTGACGACGACTTCTTCGTGATCATGCGGCGCTGGGGCACCGAGGTGCGCGCGATGCTCTCGGACGTGACGGCCGCCGAGGACTGGCCGCTCGCGGCCGGGATCGCGGAGCTGCTCGACCTCGACACCGACGACGACGAGCCGCTCGCAGTCGGTGACGTCGCGATCCTCAGCGATCTGGGCATCTCCGGCCCCGACCTGCGTGCGCTGTGCGACGACGAGGACCTCTACCCCGAGGACATCTTGATGGACGTGGCGGGCCGGATCGGCTTCGCCGCCCAGCTCGAGGCCGTCATCGGGTGA
- a CDS encoding nucleoside/nucleotide kinase family protein has protein sequence MHGLDELVERAAALVTDDVRTIVGVCGAPGSGKTTVATRLVSRLAADGVPSARVPMDGFHLSDDVLRARGLLDVKGAPQTFDAYGFLALLARLRTETDHPVYAPGFERTLEQPIAAAIEVAPDVRVVVTEGNYLLDADAPWPLVREALDEVWFVDLADDRRRARLVDRHVTFGKSRDEAQAWVDRVDEPNARRVIARCDTADLVVTGH, from the coding sequence GTGCACGGCTTGGACGAGCTGGTCGAGCGCGCGGCGGCGCTGGTCACCGACGACGTCCGGACGATCGTCGGGGTCTGCGGCGCTCCGGGATCGGGCAAGACCACGGTGGCCACCCGGCTCGTGTCGCGGCTGGCGGCCGACGGCGTACCGTCCGCGCGGGTGCCGATGGACGGCTTCCACCTCTCGGACGACGTGCTGCGGGCGCGGGGGCTGCTCGACGTGAAGGGGGCCCCGCAGACGTTCGACGCGTACGGATTCCTCGCGCTGCTCGCGAGGCTCCGGACCGAGACCGATCACCCGGTGTACGCGCCGGGGTTCGAGCGGACCCTCGAGCAGCCCATCGCCGCGGCGATCGAGGTGGCCCCGGACGTCCGTGTCGTCGTCACCGAGGGCAACTACCTGCTCGACGCCGACGCGCCCTGGCCGCTGGTCCGCGAGGCGCTGGACGAGGTGTGGTTCGTCGACCTGGCGGACGACCGCCGGCGCGCCCGGCTCGTGGATCGGCACGTGACGTTCGGCAAGAGCCGCGACGAGGCGCAGGCCTGGGTCGACCGGGTCGACGAGCCGAACGCCCGCCGCGTCATCGCCCGTTGCGACACCGCCGATCTGGTTGTCACCGGGCACTGA
- a CDS encoding CE1759 family FMN reductase has product MTRVVAISSGLSDPSTTRLLADRITESITQQSGDVSVEVVSLRELAHDITDASLTGFASPRLQDVIDKVVAADGLVIVVPIFKASYPGLFKSFIDALETDVLIGKPVLLAASGGTARHSLAIDYALRPLMAYLQALVVPTGVFASAYDWGTDGSNALGARIDRAAGELVSLLKGAGTGRAKDDEFDLFSESFLKASNPNA; this is encoded by the coding sequence ATGACCCGCGTCGTGGCGATCTCCTCGGGTCTCAGCGACCCGTCGACCACTCGCCTGCTGGCGGACCGGATCACCGAGTCGATCACACAGCAGTCGGGCGACGTGTCGGTCGAGGTCGTGTCGCTGCGCGAGCTCGCGCACGACATCACCGACGCGTCGCTGACGGGGTTCGCCTCGCCGCGCCTGCAGGACGTGATCGACAAAGTGGTCGCGGCCGACGGGCTGGTCATCGTCGTGCCGATCTTCAAGGCGTCCTACCCGGGCCTGTTCAAGTCGTTCATCGACGCGCTGGAGACGGACGTGCTGATCGGCAAGCCCGTGCTGCTGGCGGCATCGGGCGGGACCGCTCGTCACTCGCTCGCGATCGACTACGCGCTGCGGCCGCTGATGGCGTACCTGCAGGCGCTGGTCGTGCCCACGGGCGTGTTCGCCTCGGCGTACGACTGGGGCACGGACGGCTCCAACGCCCTCGGCGCGCGGATCGACCGTGCGGCCGGCGAGCTGGTGAGCCTGCTCAAGGGCGCCGGCACGGGCCGGGCCAAGGACGACGAGTTCGACCTGTTCAGTGAGAGCTTCCTCAAGGCGTCCAACCCGAACGCCTGA
- a CDS encoding dipeptidase yields the protein MTEHPPSAVTQPAAIEALGLAPLIDGHNDLAWGARKTRAYSVDGLDGDMTGVFDTDIARLRRGGVGGQFWSVYSPSDILPAEAVTYTLEQIDFVHRLIERYPDAFSYAWSGDDVRRAWRDGRVASLIGAEGGHSIDGSLAVLRELARLGVRYMTLTHNDNTPWADSATDEPVHGGLTDFGREVVAEMNRLGMLVDLSHVAATTMHDAIDVSSAPVIFSHSSCRAVTDHPRNVPDDVLERLPANGGVLMVAYVPYFVNQDVARWADTDRATPPPRSTVDDVVAHVEHARDVAGVDHIGIGSDYDGVDIFPEGMGDVTGHAVVLDRLAERGWSAGDLAKLMGDNVLRVLDATAGD from the coding sequence GTGACCGAGCATCCCCCGTCCGCCGTGACCCAGCCCGCAGCGATCGAGGCATTGGGCCTCGCGCCGCTCATCGACGGGCACAACGATCTCGCCTGGGGCGCGCGCAAGACCCGGGCGTACTCCGTCGACGGCCTGGACGGCGACATGACCGGCGTCTTCGACACCGACATCGCCCGGCTGAGGCGCGGAGGGGTCGGCGGACAGTTCTGGTCGGTCTACTCACCGTCCGACATCCTGCCGGCCGAGGCCGTGACGTACACGCTGGAGCAGATCGACTTCGTGCACCGGCTGATCGAGCGCTACCCGGACGCGTTCTCGTACGCCTGGAGCGGCGACGACGTGCGGCGGGCCTGGCGCGACGGGCGGGTCGCGTCCCTGATCGGCGCGGAGGGCGGGCACAGCATCGACGGCTCGCTCGCGGTGCTCCGTGAGCTCGCCCGGCTCGGCGTCCGCTACATGACGTTGACCCACAACGACAACACCCCGTGGGCCGACTCGGCCACCGACGAGCCGGTCCACGGCGGGCTGACCGACTTCGGCCGCGAGGTCGTCGCGGAGATGAACCGGCTCGGCATGCTCGTCGATCTGTCGCACGTCGCCGCCACGACGATGCACGACGCGATCGACGTCTCGTCGGCGCCGGTGATCTTCAGCCACTCCTCGTGCCGCGCGGTGACCGACCACCCGCGCAACGTCCCCGATGACGTCCTCGAGCGACTGCCCGCCAACGGCGGGGTCCTGATGGTCGCGTACGTCCCGTACTTCGTGAACCAGGACGTCGCCCGGTGGGCCGACACCGACCGCGCCACTCCCCCGCCTCGGTCGACCGTGGACGACGTCGTCGCGCACGTCGAGCACGCGCGGGACGTGGCAGGCGTCGACCACATCGGCATCGGCAGCGACTACGACGGCGTCGACATCTTCCCCGAGGGGATGGGGGACGTGACCGGGCACGCGGTGGTGCTCGACCGTCTGGCCGAGCGCGGCTGGTCCGCCGGCGACCTCGCCAAGCTCATGGGCGACAACGTCCTGCGCGTCCTGGACGCCACCGCGGGGGACTGA